Proteins from one Telopea speciosissima isolate NSW1024214 ecotype Mountain lineage chromosome 1, Tspe_v1, whole genome shotgun sequence genomic window:
- the LOC122651048 gene encoding F-box/LRR-repeat protein At1g67190-like, producing the protein MECLPVEVIGNILSRLGAARDVVIASATCRKWREAFRNHLDTLSFNSNDWPVYHDLTTGRLEILITQTIFQTRGLQCLSIFMDDVDEFSAAPVIAWLMYTRETLRQLLYNVGTTPNVNILEKCGRQKLEVLDLAHNSITGVEPSYQRFPCLKSLSLSYVSISALDLSLLLTACPKIEFLSLVNPEIAMSDSQEATMELSSPTLKKLYVEAISLDKFILEADSLESLNLKDCTLEYFDIIGKGTLKYLKIDDVSVLHLEIESTENLEVIDLSSFTIIWPKFYQMISRSSKLRRLRLWGVVFDDEEEIVDLETIAVCFPQLSHLSMSYDLRDGLLNYGLQGPTQLENVAVLELGWTVISDLFSQWVAGLLERCPNLKKLVIHGIVSEAKSHEECHMLANFTSSIVRLMRKYMRVEVQFEYE; encoded by the coding sequence ATGGAGTGCCTTCCTGTCGAAGTCATTGGAAACATACTTTCCCGGCTTGGAGCTGCAAGGGATGTGGTGATTGCCTCTGCAACTTGCCGGAAGTGGAGAGAAGCCTTCCGGAATCACCTCGATACCCTTTCATTCAACTCCAATGATTGGCCTGTTTATCATGATCTCACTACTGGTCGACTGGAGATCCTAATAACCCAAACAATATTCCAGACCAGGGGTTTGCAGTGCTTGTCTATTTTTATGGACGATGTTGATGAGTTCTCAGCAGCTCCAGTAATTGCTTGGCTTATGTATACGAGAGAAACCTTGCGTCAACTGTTGTATAATGTTGGTACTACCCCAAATGTTAACATTCTTGAAAAGTGTGGTAGGCAGAAGCTGGAAGTGTTAGATTTGGCTCATAATTCCATCACTGGGGTTGAACCCAGTTACCAGAGATTCCCTTGCCTGAAATCCCTGTCTCTGAGTTATGTCAGTATCTCTGCATTGGATCTAAGCCTTCTGCTCACTGCATGCCCCAAGATTGAATTCTTGTCCCTTGTCAATCCAGAAATTGCCATGTCAGATTCTCAGGAGGCAACAATGGAGCTTAGCAGTCCTACATTGAAGAAATTATATGTTGAAGCAATCAGTTTGGACAAGTTTATACTGGAGGCGGACAGTCTCGAGAGTTTGAATCTAAAAGATTGCACCTTAGAGTATTTTGACATCATTGGCAAGGGTACCTTGAAGTATCTCAAGATTGATGATGTCAGTGTGCTCCATCTCGAAATTGAGAGTACTGAGAATCTTGAGGTTATAGATCTCAGCAGCTTCACGATCATATGGCCAAAGTTCTACCAAATGATCTCAAGATCATCAAAATTGAGAAGGCTTCGGCTTTGGGGTGTGGTATTCGATGACGAGGAAGAGATTGTGGATTTGGAAACGATTGCTGTTTGCTTTCCTCAGCTAAGCCATCTATCCATGAGTTATGATTTAAGAGATGGATTGCTTAACTATGGCTTGCAAGGGCCTACACAGCTGGAAAATGTTGCTGTATTGGAACTTGGGTGGACTGTAATTAGTGATCTCTTTTCTCAGTGGGTTGCTGGACTGCTTGAGAGGTGCCCTAATCTTAAGAAGTTGGTCATCCATGGGATTGTTTCAGAGGCCAAGTCACATGAAGAATGCCATATGTTGGCCAATTTTACCTCGTCCATTGTTCGGCTTATGAGGAAATATATGCGTGTTGAGGTGCAGTTTGAGTACGAATAG